One genomic window of Daphnia pulex isolate KAP4 chromosome 10, ASM2113471v1 includes the following:
- the LOC124206113 gene encoding zinc finger protein jing-like yields the protein MADSALESAKIVTLSYQSKVKDNDVNDSSSTTNVKTPACGSLHPSSPSRIMDGVATGNVPLDNQAASTTKKTADSDKKKKSKMADEARSNSRAYEAIRLTSGGETREMSVNEHFDGQQRRSLITSALVNDEKKRRRSDRYDSSESSDSGVASLTCSDASSWSSSSDITEPVSPASPSSSQSSPISPTLLDNSATNHCLAINSTRKEQKTDSKKKCRLNGVHDKQLGSTSVSVLSPFPCITSQKRCRRHSDSTSTEMSRYHKSDGPYAQERGKRARHSSGESISNCNSFANIKERPSTDVGDLAAKQKWFALLWRKNGSNALSEEKNQSFKQLNSSNQRQSWPLAKHLQQKSGQLKITEFFSSQVKQHWNYTRFSDVDNKDVKLPICLSNSNWRLPASRVAIVSVAQVDHHSDDVSFNPRSLPENTGFERSVPATRPSPDCGFPAKAPGPVPIRFPIDQVTSCHKNGLSLPIGVSVLQCLWQHCKSRLTSGQSLLEHIQNVHVVSQSARPVSLSLLSGSDAAAETAGGVTSCDELYSCQWEGCKVQGRTSSSRAWLERHVLLHGGHKPFRCIVDLCEQRFNSQAALQRHVNAHFNQEAGQSSNGHGIKRDSAPAKIMRRNSKKLKHRRNKVAPARLFDFFDSGVMERLRHQLINSQVTQNRVGVSCITNDLIVRSQIIARRLDANGKSRVLLRWIPEDVLPDQWVLEEEVVTQKTVAVRNLSSAVQIELQKLLIRPAISKENESKHRRKR from the exons ATGGCAGATTCAGCGTTGGAATCAGCAAAGATTGTGACTCTTTCGTATCAATCCAAAGTTAAAGACAACGATGTAAACGATAGTTCTTCTACTACTAACGTGAAAACCCCTGCTTGTGGCAGCTTGCATCCATCGTCACCCAGTCGAATAATGGATGGTGTGGCAACGGGCAACGTGCCGTTAGACAACCAAGCGGCCtctacaacaaagaaaacagcGGATTctgacaagaagaaaaagagtaagATGGCCGATGAGGCTAGAAGCAATTCACGGGCGTATGAAGCAATCCGACTGACTAGTGGTGGTGAAACTCGAGAAATGTCTGTTAACGAACATTTTGATGGTCAACAACGTCGGTCACTCATAACATCGGCTCTCGTCAATGATGAAAAGAAACGTCGGCGCTCAGATAGATACGACAGTTCAGAAAGTTCAGACAG TGGAGTGGCATCTCTGACTTGCTCTGACGCGTCTTCTTGGAGTAGCAGCAGTGACATCACAGAACCAGTTTCGCCCGCTTCACCCTCTTCATCGCAATCAAGCCCAATCAGTCCAACATTGCTGGACAATAGTGCTACCAACCATTGTTTAGCAATCAATTCGACccgaaaagaacaaaaaaccgattcaaaaaagaaatgtcgtcTCAACGGTGTTCACGATAAGCAGTTAGGGAGCACCTCTGTGTCGGTATTGTCGCCATTTCCCTGTATCACTAGCCAAAAGAGGTGTCGCCGACATAGCGATTCTACGTCGACAGAAATGTCTCGTTATCACAAGTCAGATGGCCCTTATGCCCAAGAGCGTGGCAAGCGTGCCCGTCATTCATCTGGAGAATCAATTTCCAACTGCAACTCATTTGCAAATATCAAAGAGAGACCCAGTACAGACGTAGGCGACTTGGCAGCTAAACAGAAATGGTTCGCTTTACTATGGAGGAAAAATGGAAGCAATGCTTTAagtgaagagaaaaatcaaagttttaagCAACTGAATTCGTCTAATCAGCGCCAATCCTGGCCACTAGCTAAACACCTTCAACAGAAAAGTGGCCAGTTGAAGATCACGGAATTCTTCTCATCTCAAGTGAAACAGCATTGGAATTATACTAGGTTTTCAGATGTAGATAACAAGGACGTCAAACTTCCAATTTGTCTCAGCAATTCCAATTGGCGTCTACCAGCATCACGAGTAGCCATCGTTTCTGTTGCACAGGTGGACCACCACAGTGACGACGTTTCTTTCAACCCGCGGTCTCTCCCGGAAAATACAGGATTTGAAAGGTCGGTGCCTGCCACTAGACCCTCCCCTGATTGCGGTTTCCCCGCTAAGGCCCCTGGGCCTGTTCCGATTCGTTTCCCGATCGATCAGGTCACTTCGTGCCATAAAAACGGTCTCTCACTGCCTATTGGTGTAAGTGTATTGCAGTGTCTTTGGCAGCACTGTAAATCCAGACTGACGTCAGGCCAATCGCTTCTCGAGCACATTCAAAATGTTCACGTTGTTTCTCAATCTGCAAGACCAGTTTCATTGTCGTTATTGTCTGGCTCTGATGCTGCTGCAGAAACTGCTGGTGGTGTTACAAGTTGCGATGAACTGTATTCTTGCCAATGGGAAGGCTGCAAAGTTCAGGGCAGAACTTCTTCGTCGAGAGCATGGCTTGAAAGGCATGTCCTGTTGCACGGAGGTCACAAGCCATTTCGCTGTATCGTTGATTTATGTGAGCAACGGTTTAATTCACAG GCTGCTCTTCAACGTCACGTCAATGCACATTTCAACCAGGAAGCTGGTCAAAGCAGTAATGGTCATGGTATCAAACGTGATAGTGCCCCAGCTAAAATTATGCGTCGCAATTCTAAGAAGCTCAAACACCGTCGAAATAAAGTTGCACCAG CTCGTTTGTTCGACTTTTTCGACTCCGGAGTTATGGAACGCTTACGTCATCAGTTGATAAATTCCCAAGTGACCCAAAATCGAGTTGGTGTTTCTTGTATAACCAATGATCTCATTGTTCGCAGCCAG ATAATTGCCCGACGCTTGGATGCAAATGGAAAATCAAGAGTTCTCTTACGATGGATTCCCGAAGATGT GTTACCTGATCAATGGgtgctggaagaagaagtggtTACGCAGAAAACGGTTGCTGTGCGCAACCTAAGTAGCGCTGTTCAGATAGAATTGCAGAAATTGTTGATCCGACCAgcaatatcaaaagaaaatgaatcgaaacACCGTCGCAAAAGAtag
- the LOC124206109 gene encoding eukaryotic translation initiation factor 3 subunit A-like produces the protein MSRFYQRPENALKRANEFIEVGKPIRALDALAEVIKSKKYRSTTYSEKVLEPIMIKYLELCVDLKKAYMAKEGLFQYRNMCQSVNVASLENVVRFYLNLAEEKTEAARQESHQAVVDIDDLDNVATPESILLSAVSGEDAQDRSDRVILTPWVKFLWESYRQCLELLRTNSRVEKLYHDTAQHAFKFCLKYARKTEFRKLCENLRSHLALMVKGTPSVTAVNLSNPETQQMNLETRLLQLDFAIQMELWQEAYKAIEDIHGLMILAKKMPRPQQMAQYYQKIALVFGKSGNHLFHAAALFRLFQLSRDLKKNITTEELQKLGSRVLVATLAVPLPSAHPEFDRFIETEKSAMEKTQKLATLLHLNQPPTRNGLIKDLVRLGVVATAMPQLQQLYHFLEVEFDPLHLCNKVKNILAFMAEVEETSYLNQYIHALEEITLTRLVKQIAQLYSTIRFERLVQLAPFASPFDLERIVVNAVRHTDMQIRIDHRNNCLHFGTELFEAQREDLPEGPTLQAMPSEQIRTHLITMYCVLNKATIAVVGNAPTKEERQLKVQIAALYHQNKARDHHQLLSRQKIIEDRKEYLEKLNTEREEEEGRRQEELIRQQLLAEQRRLEAERQERERLRQEAELRQVQARHLKEKVAQFSQTAIGQKVIKKMEDEDISKLDPDLIMARQLEELEKERKELQTKLRSQEKKIDHLERAKRIEEIPLLEKYLAERKVQDKLLWKQQEEERIAQLQEERKVAMLHRDRLMRMRVDKEKFIDNLKSARRSVFKEKLAEFETMYDTVRSDRLKQRREQRREQRRIQWIKEKEEAEQRKRDEELKRQREEAERIEQERRQAELDELRKRREAADQVLLKQREREREIEEKQKRREEEEREREREVRDKEREHVNPSLKERPSESSWRRGPAENSDGRQAEPYKPPKEAKWRNNRSEKYSSRPEADDVERRDRDDRDRREVEERRDREDRQDWRSSKEVERPREIRQDRGGRDFAALRDPARKNMDMDRQPQFRDEEKPRRDEREIRRAAPPFASRDGESNWRVSRGPVERQPDRGDRDRQPDRGDRDRQLRSDREDVSGRSSRPVTDREDRERPLIRSNDREREKPKIERKEIDDEGFTKVSNRR, from the exons atgtcGCGTTTCTATCAACGACCTGAAAATGCACTCAAAAGAGCAAATG AGTTCATTGAAGTGGGGAAACCTATTCGAGCCTTGGATGCCCTAGCTGAAGTTATTAAGAGCAAGAAATATCGGTCAACAActtattcagaaaaagtgctAGAACCCATAATGATCAAATACTTGGAACTTTGTGTGGATTTGAAAAAGGCGTACATGGCTAAGGAAGGCTTGTTCCAATACCGTAACATGTGTCAATCT GTAAATGTTGCATCATTAGAAAATGTTGTACGATTCTACCTTAATTTAGCTGAGGAAAAAACAGAAGCAGCACGTCAAGAATCCCATCAAGCTGTTGTGGATATTGATGATCTGGACAATGTTGCTACTCCTGAAAGTATACTTCTGAG TGCTGTCAGTGGAGAAGATGCCCAAGACAGGTCTGACCGTGTGATTTTGACTCCATGGGTCAAATTTCTTTGGGAGTCATACAGACAGTGTTTAGAGTTGCTTCGAACTAATTCAAGGGTTGAGAAACTGTACCATGATACTGCTCAACATGCCTTCAAGTTTTGTCTGAAGTATGCTCGGAAAACCGAGTTTCGTAAGCTCTGCGAGAATCTAAGGTCTCATCTTGCTTTGATg GTGAAAGGAACCCCATCTGTAACTGCTGTTAATTTGAGTAATCCTGAGACTCAACAAATGAATTTGGAAACCAGACTCTTGCAACTTGATTTCGCCATTCAAATGGAGTTGTGGCAAGAAGCATATAAAGCCATTGAAGACATTCACGGATTAATGATATTGGCTAAGAAAATGCCCCGTCCTCAACAAATGGCTCAATACTATCAGAAAATTGCCCTCGTTTTCGGAAAGTCTGGAAATCATTTGTTCCACGCTGCAGCTCTGTTTCGGCTTTTCCAACTGTCACgggacttgaaaaaaaatattacgacTGAAGAACTTCAAAAACTTGGATCGCGCGTACTTGTTGCAACTTTAGCAGTACCATTACCCTCTGCACACCCTGAATTTGATCGTTTCATTGAAACCGAGAAAAGTGCTATGGAAAAAACGCAAAAACTAGCTActcttcttcatttgaatCAGCCTCCTACACGTAATGGATTGATTAAAGATTTGGTTCGCCTTGGTGTGGTAGCTACTGCAATGCCTCAGTTGCAGCAGTTGTATCATTTCTTGGAGGTAGAGTTCGACCCATTACATTTATGTAACAAAGTCAAGAACATTCTAGCGTTTATGGCCGAAGTCGAAGAGACATCTTATTTGAACCAATATATTCATGCCTTGGAAGAAATCACGCTTACCAGATTGGTAAAGCAAATAGCCCAGCTCTACTCGACTATCCGATTCGAACGTTTGGTGCAATTGGCTCCCTTTGCATCTCCATTTGACTTGGAACGCATTGTTGTTAATGCAGTCCGTCATACCGATATGCAAATAAGGATTGATCACCGTAACAATTGTCTTCACTTCGGCACTGAATTATTTGAAGCTCAACGCGAAGATTTACCAGAAGGACCGACTCTACAG GCTATGCCTTCTGAACAGATACGTACGCATTTGATTACAATGTACTGCGTTCTCAACAAAGCGAcaattgctgttgttggtaatGCTCCtactaaagaagaaagacagtTGAAAGTCCAGATCGCTGCACTTTATCATCAAAATAAA GCTAGAGACCACCACCAACTTCTTAGCCGTCAAAAGATTATTGAAGATCGCAAGGAATAccttgaaaaattgaatactgaacgtgaagaagaagaaggtcgtCGTCAGGAGGAGCTGATAAGGCAGCAGTTGCTAGCAGAACAACGCCGTCTTGAAGCTGAGCGACAAGAACGAGAGAGGCTTCGTCAAGAAGCAGAACTTCGCCAAGTTCAAGCAAGGCATCTCAAAGAGAAGGTTGCTCAGTTTAGCCAAACAGCAATTGGGCAAAAA gttattaaaaaaatggaagatgaAGATATATCAAAATTAGATCCAGACTTGATAATGGCGCGCCAATTGgaagaattggaaaaagaaagaaaggaattaCAA ACTAAGTTGAGGagccaggaaaaaaaaattgatcacTTGGAACGCGCCAAACGTATTGAAGAGATTCCTCTTTTGGAGAAATATCTAGCTGAACGTAAGGTCCAAGATAAATTGTTATGGAaacagcaagaagaagaaagaattgcCCAACTTCAAGAAGAACGCAAAGTGGCAATGTTACATCGTGACCGTTTGATGCGTATGCGAGTCGACAAAGAAAAGTTTATAGATAACTTGAAATCGGCTCGTAGAAGcgtttttaaagagaaattggCTGAATTTGAAACCATGTATGATACGGTGAGATCTGACCGTTTAAAACAACGCCGAGAACAGAGACGGGAACAGCGGCGCATTCAATGGATTAAAG aaaaagaagaagcggaacAAAGAAAGCGTGatgaagaattgaaaagaCAGAGAGAAGAAGCTGAGCGCATTGAACAAGAACGCCGCCAGGCAGAACTTGATGAACTTCGTAAACGACGTGAAGCTGCTGATCAAGTTTTGTTGAAGCAACGCGAACGCGAACGTGAAATAGAGGAAAAGCAAAAGCGgcgagaagaagaggaacgtGAACGGGAGCGTGAAGTCCGTGATAAAGAAAGAGAG CATGTGAATCCATCGTTGAAAGAACGCCCTTCGGAATCTAGTTGGCGCAGAGGCCCAGCTGAAAATTCGGATGGGAGACAGGCAGAGCCCTACAAACCACCCAAAGAGGCGAAGTGGCGGAATAATCGGAGTGAAAAGTATTCTTCTCGTCCGGAAGCTGATGATGTTGAACGTCGTGATAGGGACGACAGAGATCGCCGAGAAGTTGAGGAACGTCGTGATCGTGAAGATCGTCAAGATTGGAGGAGTTCCAAGGAAGTGGAACGTCCTCGCGAGATTCGACAAGACAGAGGTGGGCGCGATTTCGCTGCTCTTAGAGATCCTGCTAGAAAAAATATGGACATGGATCGTCAACCGCAATTTcgagatgaagaaaaaccTCGTAGAGATGAACGCGAAATCCGTCGTGCAGCTCCACCATTCGCTTCTCGAGACGGCGAATCGAATTGGAGAGTTTCTCGTGGGCCGGTAGAACGTCAACCGGACAGAGGAGATCGCGATCGTCAACCGGACAGGGGAGATCGTGATCGTCAACTGCGATCTGATCGAGAGGATGTAAGTGGGCGTTCTTCACGCCCGGTTACTGATCGTGAAGATCGTGAGCGACCTTTAATTCGCTCAAACGATCGGGAACGCGAAAAGCCCAAAA TTGAACGAAAAGAGATCGACGACGAAGGATTTACTAAAGTGAGTAATCGACGATAA